The Treponema primitia ZAS-1 genome has a segment encoding these proteins:
- a CDS encoding Asp-tRNA(Asn)/Glu-tRNA(Gln) amidotransferase subunit GatC, whose translation MKIEDLQVTAQLAHLNMGEKELAAAFPAFEQMLGFFAAMEAADKDPAAFADGATDTTAAPQMTGMTRTVLADHFRSDTPPKVETLVSEPLINNAGDKDGRFIVVPNVL comes from the coding sequence ATGAAAATCGAAGATTTACAGGTAACTGCCCAGCTTGCCCATCTCAATATGGGTGAAAAGGAGCTGGCCGCCGCGTTTCCCGCCTTTGAGCAGATGCTTGGGTTTTTTGCCGCCATGGAAGCGGCGGATAAGGACCCCGCAGCCTTTGCCGATGGTGCTACGGACACAACGGCGGCGCCCCAGATGACCGGTATGACGCGGACCGTCCTGGCGGATCATTTCCGGTCCGATACCCCCCCGAAGGTCGAGACTTTAGTCTCCGAACCCCTGATAAATAATGCGGGCGATAAGGACGGCCGGTTTATCGTAGTTCCCAACGTTCTGTAG
- a CDS encoding VWA domain-containing protein — translation MSLTTVNSIPRKTGVLFFLIDTSSAMAGSKINAVNEVMERIVSEMGALCSANTALGIQVAVMAFSDEARWITGSGPEDIAGFSWRTLAAGGNANYGAALRELQEKLSRKVFMRDSKGYYPPVIFMLGSGGSFGNYEDSFTELQKNKWYINAVKAVISMGKHPAESLFEQFAGCPDAVFDAPGPAAFREGLHNTILRAVEIAAGNIAGEAKAGMRQEALNGLIRDLAAAPLPSPTLTAPLLPPAPAAAPSLPSAPAAPLLQSVPTAAAPIPPVKPANVPAGLAEQVIAYKTRIVKNYISLCPAQIDERVIGNHFYITRKYDGELSVLFWNGEHIFALNSGGKPRPMLPCIAEAAQMLKAAGVREAVIPAELYACEDSGRTRVFDVLAALAESSRYGELRLAVFDIISLTDAGGTSFTSHGYGDTHTKLREIFSGGRYCAPVCFTSASSKTELKETFNTWVNDDGSEGIVVRSDLPMVYKIKPRLSIDAAIIGFSEGSGESAGQVRTLLYALMTEDGRYQVIGRTGNGLSAEQKHELYPVLLEREIKSNYIETDSNHVAFRLIRPGLVMELSVNDVLFENSSGSVINPLLELNSNFWRRSGTIPGFSFVSPVFERFREDKGINPQDLRISQVYDHIAPPQAQSLSEDNRAGGSLPQSAMLRREVYRKESAAKAGGKLMVQKFLVWKTNKEEYGYPAYVLSVTNFSSERNEILTTEMRISSDEKQILGLCDDFIAKNVKKGWDPVT, via the coding sequence ATGTCCCTTACTACTGTCAATTCGATTCCAAGAAAGACCGGGGTACTCTTTTTTCTGATTGATACCTCATCGGCCATGGCAGGCTCAAAGATTAACGCAGTTAATGAGGTAATGGAAAGGATAGTCAGCGAGATGGGTGCCCTATGCTCCGCTAATACCGCCCTGGGGATACAGGTTGCCGTGATGGCCTTTTCCGATGAGGCTCGGTGGATTACCGGAAGCGGCCCGGAAGACATTGCCGGTTTTTCCTGGCGCACCCTGGCCGCCGGCGGGAATGCAAACTATGGCGCAGCCCTTAGAGAATTACAGGAGAAGCTTTCCCGGAAAGTTTTTATGCGGGATAGTAAGGGCTATTACCCTCCGGTTATTTTTATGCTCGGCTCAGGCGGTAGTTTCGGGAATTATGAAGACAGTTTTACTGAACTGCAAAAAAACAAATGGTATATAAACGCCGTCAAAGCGGTTATTTCCATGGGAAAACATCCCGCAGAAAGCCTTTTTGAACAATTTGCCGGATGCCCCGACGCAGTGTTTGATGCCCCAGGGCCGGCGGCGTTCCGGGAAGGGCTTCATAACACCATACTTCGGGCTGTGGAAATTGCCGCCGGAAATATTGCCGGTGAGGCAAAGGCAGGTATGCGGCAGGAGGCTCTGAACGGCTTGATCCGGGATTTAGCGGCTGCACCCCTACCATCACCGACCCTCACTGCGCCTTTGTTGCCGCCAGCCCCGGCTGCCGCTCCGTCTTTGCCATCGGCCCCAGCCGCACCTTTGCTGCAGTCGGTTCCGACCGCCGCTGCGCCCATCCCCCCGGTGAAACCGGCGAATGTTCCGGCGGGTTTAGCGGAACAGGTAATTGCCTATAAAACCAGGATCGTCAAAAATTACATAAGCCTCTGCCCCGCGCAGATCGATGAAAGGGTCATTGGGAATCACTTTTATATTACCCGTAAATACGATGGCGAACTATCGGTACTCTTCTGGAACGGGGAACATATCTTCGCCCTCAATTCAGGCGGCAAACCCCGGCCAATGCTCCCCTGTATAGCCGAAGCGGCACAGATGCTCAAGGCGGCAGGGGTACGGGAAGCGGTAATCCCGGCGGAGCTCTACGCCTGCGAGGACTCAGGACGCACCAGGGTATTCGATGTTCTCGCAGCTCTGGCGGAAAGCTCCCGGTACGGAGAACTGCGGCTTGCAGTTTTTGATATCATCAGTTTGACCGATGCGGGGGGAACATCCTTCACATCCCATGGTTATGGGGACACCCACACAAAACTCCGGGAAATTTTCAGCGGCGGCCGCTACTGCGCTCCGGTTTGCTTTACATCCGCCTCTTCAAAAACCGAATTGAAGGAGACCTTTAACACCTGGGTAAACGACGATGGCAGCGAAGGTATCGTGGTCAGAAGCGATTTACCCATGGTGTACAAGATCAAACCCCGGCTTTCTATTGATGCGGCAATAATCGGTTTCTCCGAAGGATCCGGCGAGAGCGCAGGACAGGTGCGGACCCTGCTTTACGCCCTTATGACTGAGGACGGACGGTATCAGGTAATTGGGCGTACCGGCAATGGTCTCAGTGCGGAGCAAAAACACGAACTCTACCCGGTATTATTGGAGCGGGAAATCAAATCGAACTATATCGAAACCGATTCCAACCATGTGGCTTTCCGCCTTATTCGCCCGGGACTGGTAATGGAACTTTCCGTTAATGATGTGTTGTTTGAGAACAGCTCAGGATCGGTAATCAACCCCCTGCTTGAACTGAACAGCAATTTTTGGCGCCGCAGTGGAACTATCCCCGGGTTCAGTTTTGTGTCGCCGGTCTTTGAGCGTTTCCGGGAAGACAAGGGCATAAACCCCCAGGACCTGCGGATATCCCAGGTGTACGATCATATTGCCCCACCCCAGGCACAGTCCCTGTCCGAAGATAACCGTGCCGGCGGCAGTCTGCCCCAATCCGCCATGCTTCGCCGGGAAGTGTACCGGAAAGAATCCGCTGCTAAGGCGGGGGGGAAATTAATGGTACAGAAATTCCTTGTCTGGAAGACTAATAAGGAGGAATACGGCTATCCCGCCTATGTGCTTTCGGTTACGAATTTCAGTTCCGAACGGAATGAAATCCTCACTACGGAAATGCGCATATCAAGTGATGAAAAACAAATCCTGGGGCTCTGTGATGATTTTATCGCGAAGAACGTAAAGAAAGGGTGGGACCCGGTTACCTGA
- a CDS encoding helix-turn-helix transcriptional regulator — MPSRQFEEKVRINRILVIDEMIRSGRYPNASVLADRTEVNRRTILRDVEYLRDMYQAPIEYDFKRRGYYYTEPNFFVKSVVLTEGELFSVALFDQLLEQYRNTPLEKNLRMIFQKILKSLPETVTLNSVFSPSNASFIPDPPISIDPKVFEALFTALNTRRTITVEYRALDKISYIKRTLDPYHAICQHNYWYILAFCHEKPGLPGSSAGVPRIYSFSRIKSVKLTGNHFNLPDNFDPNDYFDREMGVFSSNHAPYTFELLVHKDVGTFAIERQFHHTQRLEQRQDGSVYISFTTTQIEEVKRWVLGQGYTVKVLNPPELKKMVKDEIEKMRKIYQ; from the coding sequence ATGCCGTCCCGCCAATTTGAAGAAAAAGTCCGGATAAACCGTATACTCGTTATTGATGAAATGATCCGTTCCGGGCGCTATCCAAATGCCTCAGTCCTGGCGGACAGGACCGAGGTGAACCGTCGTACTATCCTGCGGGATGTGGAGTATCTGCGGGATATGTACCAGGCGCCTATTGAATACGACTTCAAACGCAGGGGCTATTACTATACGGAACCGAATTTCTTTGTAAAAAGCGTTGTTTTGACCGAGGGGGAGCTGTTTTCCGTGGCCCTCTTTGATCAGCTCCTGGAACAGTATAGGAACACCCCTCTGGAGAAAAACCTCCGGATGATATTTCAGAAGATCCTCAAATCCCTGCCGGAAACGGTGACCCTGAATTCAGTCTTTTCCCCATCCAATGCAAGTTTTATCCCGGACCCCCCGATCAGCATTGACCCAAAGGTTTTTGAGGCCCTGTTTACTGCCCTGAACACCCGCAGGACCATAACCGTGGAATACCGTGCCCTGGATAAAATCTCCTATATCAAACGCACCCTGGACCCTTATCACGCTATCTGCCAGCATAACTATTGGTATATCCTTGCGTTTTGTCATGAAAAACCGGGTCTGCCCGGATCTTCAGCGGGAGTCCCGCGGATCTATTCATTTTCCCGTATTAAATCCGTCAAGTTAACCGGAAACCATTTCAATTTACCTGACAATTTCGACCCTAATGATTATTTTGACCGGGAAATGGGGGTATTTTCCTCGAACCATGCCCCCTATACCTTCGAACTCCTGGTTCACAAGGATGTGGGAACCTTTGCCATTGAACGGCAATTCCACCATACCCAGCGCCTTGAACAGCGCCAGGACGGCTCGGTCTATATCAGCTTTACTACCACCCAAATAGAAGAGGTAAAGCGCTGGGTCCTGGGGCAGGGCTATACGGTAAAGGTCCTCAATCCTCCGGAATTAAAGAAAATGGTTAAAGACGAAATCGAAAAAATGCGGAAAATCTATCAATAA
- a CDS encoding ATP-binding protein, with the protein METGEIKVKRPLDLLGHIGKIVSLSRKKGLGREFAADAKRHIRFVMDKLDLKPQEAVFFSHLLARFDEGFISLSELTESMKVSKIKILRYMDVLETLEKKRFITSRVIDEEQYNRGRHNHVIYRVPLEVVNAARKGEKVSLPVYRNLPADEFFMVLYSIIQKMGDELRLNPLLGEINSLFQQNDQLFFPKKIRDYPLDDCNFLLLVYFCCKMAVDEDEQLSLHEIENFFESMNTIPFVTKSELRNLKHGNSELFTLGLIENTGAAGFKERDQFTLTEKAKQELLGEVELTETRIIKKRDLIPADKITAKELFYHEQEAPQIRRLRELLEPLQFGAVRERLTEKGMRTGFACLFSGPPGTGKTETAYQLARETRRDIMIVDISRTKSMWFGESEKIIKNVFDRYRSAVETAKKHGEPEPILLFNEADGVIGKRRDLSSGNTAQTENAIQNIILQEMENLTGILIATTNLVQNLDRAFERRFLFKIEFAKPCLAARESIWQTMLPLLPPEDIRSLASGFDFSGGQIENIARKYSMEQVLTGREPSLEALVRFCTEEKMEKKENRIGFGVQQ; encoded by the coding sequence ATGGAAACCGGAGAAATCAAGGTAAAACGCCCTCTGGACCTTCTGGGACATATAGGGAAGATCGTATCCCTGTCCCGCAAAAAAGGGCTCGGCAGGGAATTCGCCGCCGATGCAAAACGCCATATCCGCTTTGTTATGGATAAACTGGACCTGAAACCCCAGGAAGCGGTGTTTTTTTCACACCTCCTTGCCCGGTTTGATGAAGGTTTCATTTCCCTAAGCGAATTAACCGAATCAATGAAGGTCAGCAAAATAAAAATTCTACGGTACATGGATGTCCTTGAGACACTGGAAAAGAAACGGTTTATAACCAGTCGTGTAATTGATGAAGAACAATATAACAGGGGCAGGCACAACCACGTTATCTACCGAGTCCCCCTGGAAGTTGTAAACGCCGCCCGCAAGGGAGAAAAGGTTTCACTTCCGGTGTACCGGAACCTGCCTGCGGATGAATTTTTTATGGTTTTGTACTCCATAATCCAAAAAATGGGGGATGAACTGCGGCTTAATCCGTTGCTTGGGGAGATAAACAGCCTCTTTCAGCAAAATGACCAGCTCTTTTTCCCCAAAAAAATCAGGGATTACCCCTTAGATGATTGTAATTTTTTACTGCTGGTATATTTCTGCTGCAAGATGGCGGTTGATGAGGATGAACAGCTTTCTCTGCATGAGATTGAAAACTTTTTTGAATCGATGAACACCATTCCTTTTGTAACGAAAAGTGAGCTCCGTAATCTTAAACACGGTAATAGCGAGCTTTTTACCCTGGGGCTTATCGAAAATACCGGCGCCGCCGGCTTTAAGGAACGGGACCAGTTTACCCTGACCGAAAAGGCAAAACAGGAACTCCTGGGAGAAGTTGAGCTTACAGAAACCCGGATAATAAAAAAACGGGACCTTATTCCGGCGGACAAGATCACCGCAAAAGAACTCTTTTACCATGAACAGGAAGCGCCCCAAATCAGGCGGCTCAGGGAACTCCTGGAACCGCTCCAATTCGGCGCCGTGCGGGAACGGCTCACGGAAAAAGGGATGCGGACCGGTTTTGCCTGCTTGTTTTCCGGCCCCCCGGGAACAGGGAAAACCGAAACCGCCTACCAACTGGCCCGGGAAACCCGCCGGGACATCATGATAGTAGACATTTCCCGGACAAAAAGCATGTGGTTCGGGGAGAGCGAAAAAATCATTAAAAATGTTTTTGACCGTTACCGTTCCGCAGTGGAAACCGCGAAAAAACACGGCGAGCCTGAACCGATATTGCTCTTTAACGAGGCCGATGGGGTCATTGGTAAACGCCGGGATCTGAGCAGCGGTAATACCGCCCAGACAGAAAACGCCATTCAGAACATTATCCTCCAGGAAATGGAGAACCTGACAGGGATACTGATCGCTACCACCAATCTTGTCCAAAACCTGGACAGGGCTTTTGAACGGCGTTTTCTTTTTAAGATTGAATTCGCCAAGCCCTGTCTTGCCGCCCGTGAATCCATCTGGCAGACCATGCTCCCCCTCTTGCCCCCCGAAGATATCCGCAGCCTGGCATCCGGGTTTGATTTTTCCGGGGGTCAGATAGAAAATATCGCCCGCAAGTACTCAATGGAACAGGTACTTACCGGCAGGGAACCTTCCCTGGAAGCGCTGGTACGTTTTTGCACTGAAGAAAAAATGGAGAAGAAAGAAAACCGTATTGGCTTTGGGGTGCAGCAATGA
- a CDS encoding PP2C family serine/threonine-protein phosphatase has protein sequence MMMSGKCRQGFSCSCAGANHLRTGKPCQDYSLHYSGNNMAIAAVADGHGGDAYIRSDRGAQFAAQCALECIKEFIMTVRAKNINVASSPAAFLSQLEKSIIASWRLRVDADLAADPAEGAVENGNSLSRIYGSTLIAAAATESFWFGIQIGDGKCVVLNHDGSFNQPIPWDSNCFLNTTTSICDGDAAARFRHFFSTSLPAGVFIGTDGVDDSYPVADNEEHLSNLYRMVARNFMGAGFEQGFNELRAFLPRLTEKGSGDDVSIAGLIDMGALPGAFSNTRGEMIWADS, from the coding sequence ATGATGATGAGTGGTAAATGCCGGCAAGGGTTCAGCTGCAGCTGCGCCGGAGCGAACCACCTGCGGACAGGAAAACCCTGTCAGGATTACTCCCTGCACTATTCGGGGAACAACATGGCTATTGCCGCAGTTGCTGACGGCCATGGGGGAGACGCCTATATCCGAAGTGACCGGGGAGCTCAGTTTGCGGCCCAGTGCGCCCTTGAATGTATAAAGGAATTTATTATGACAGTCCGGGCCAAAAACATCAATGTTGCATCTTCCCCGGCAGCGTTCCTGTCGCAGTTGGAAAAGAGTATCATCGCTTCATGGCGCCTTAGGGTAGATGCGGACCTTGCGGCGGACCCGGCAGAAGGGGCGGTGGAAAACGGGAATTCCCTGTCCCGTATCTACGGTTCCACCCTTATTGCGGCGGCGGCAACGGAATCCTTTTGGTTTGGCATCCAGATTGGGGACGGTAAATGTGTAGTCCTGAACCATGACGGAAGTTTCAACCAGCCCATACCCTGGGATAGTAATTGCTTTCTTAACACAACAACATCCATCTGCGATGGTGACGCCGCCGCCCGGTTCAGACATTTTTTCAGTACGAGCCTGCCCGCAGGGGTTTTTATCGGTACCGATGGTGTGGACGATTCCTATCCTGTTGCGGATAACGAAGAACATCTTTCCAATTTGTACCGGATGGTAGCCCGAAATTTTATGGGTGCCGGTTTTGAACAGGGCTTCAATGAACTGCGGGCCTTTCTTCCTCGGCTTACGGAGAAAGGTTCCGGGGACGATGTATCCATTGCGGGCCTTATTGACATGGGCGCCCTGCCTGGAGCGTTCAGTAACACCAGAGGAGAAATGATATGGGCAGACAGTTAA
- a CDS encoding vWA domain-containing protein, protein MSLNEAVEAIPRKTMVLFFLVDTSGSMGGSKIGAVNAAIEEVIPELKDLSAANADARIKIAALEFSSGSRWVTAQGPEDIELFRWQYLDAGGSTDMGDAFRKLNEKLSIKAFMKEATGSFAPALFLLSDGEPTDDFDIALDELKQNNWFKKGIKVAVSIGDDANKGMLAKFTGSTESVLEVHSSAMLRKMIRFVSIRASEVASKSVQAGVFGTAGQASTNGGSAVQASVQAGSAAGGANTGIVTPTISVTSAVPMAALSSEAGGVPAASVPETTIKQQILNEQLKEMAAVQAASNDDEW, encoded by the coding sequence ATGTCATTAAACGAAGCGGTAGAGGCGATTCCCCGGAAAACCATGGTACTCTTCTTCCTGGTGGATACATCGGGAAGCATGGGTGGATCAAAAATCGGCGCGGTCAACGCCGCCATTGAGGAGGTGATCCCCGAATTAAAGGACCTGTCCGCCGCCAACGCCGATGCCCGGATCAAGATAGCGGCCCTGGAATTCTCAAGCGGTTCCCGCTGGGTTACCGCCCAGGGACCTGAGGACATCGAGCTCTTCCGGTGGCAGTACCTTGACGCCGGAGGTTCCACGGACATGGGGGACGCCTTTAGAAAACTAAACGAAAAACTCTCCATCAAAGCTTTTATGAAGGAAGCCACCGGCTCATTCGCCCCAGCGCTGTTCCTCCTCTCCGATGGGGAACCCACCGATGATTTTGATATTGCCCTGGATGAATTAAAACAGAACAATTGGTTCAAGAAGGGCATTAAGGTTGCGGTGTCCATCGGCGACGATGCCAACAAGGGGATGCTCGCGAAATTTACCGGCAGTACCGAATCGGTGCTGGAGGTACATTCGTCGGCCATGCTCAGGAAGATGATCCGCTTTGTCAGTATCCGCGCCTCGGAGGTAGCCAGTAAAAGTGTGCAGGCCGGAGTTTTTGGAACCGCTGGCCAGGCATCGACGAATGGCGGTTCGGCCGTACAGGCCTCGGTTCAGGCTGGGAGTGCTGCCGGGGGTGCCAACACCGGTATAGTGACACCCACTATCAGTGTCACATCAGCCGTTCCAATGGCTGCTCTCTCTTCTGAGGCCGGGGGCGTCCCGGCGGCATCGGTGCCGGAAACAACAATCAAACAGCAAATTTTAAACGAACAACTCAAGGAAATGGCGGCGGTACAGGCGGCTTCTAATGATGATGAGTGGTAA
- a CDS encoding amidase family protein: MASSLPEGYIPYFKTWEEKIGAFIEFKPEKVTDTGGSLPKKVTDTVFAVKDNIAVKDFSISCGSKLLENMKSPYTATAVQKLEALGGTVIGKTNMDEFGMGSSTDNSAIKRTNNPWDQSRVSGGSSGGSAAAVAAGLVPYALGSDTGGSIRQPAAFCGVVGLKPTYGAVSRFGLVAYASSLESIGILADTTERCRAVFAAIRGKDPLDQTSQDAPSGAPALYGDSNSKTIPRTIGVLSPEAIAKALASEIGGSKGDEEAALQAAAEAAVLEDEVARGFELAKTRLKDLGHTLVDVELPSLKYGVPAYYTIATAEASANLARFDSIRYGQRPDWAENPDDLIDKARDAGFGAEVKLRILLGTFVLRSGFQDRYYLRAQRIRGGIRRNFESYLGASDYSLTNPVDAAHPMDAAHPVDAILLPVFPTRAFGRGPGNLTPFAQKAADLYTCCANLAGLPALAFPASVEGGLPVGVQLIGRAFAEGTLLDIVESYEASHPFPHPAGYQKFWS, encoded by the coding sequence ATGGCATCATCATTGCCGGAAGGCTATATACCATATTTCAAGACCTGGGAAGAAAAAATCGGCGCCTTTATCGAGTTTAAGCCCGAAAAGGTGACTGACACCGGCGGGAGCCTCCCAAAAAAGGTGACTGACACCGTTTTTGCGGTAAAAGACAATATCGCCGTAAAAGATTTTTCCATAAGCTGCGGTTCCAAACTCCTGGAAAACATGAAATCCCCCTATACCGCCACGGCGGTGCAAAAGCTGGAAGCCCTTGGGGGGACGGTTATCGGCAAAACCAATATGGACGAATTCGGCATGGGGTCCTCCACGGATAACTCTGCCATCAAGCGGACCAACAACCCCTGGGACCAGAGCCGGGTGTCCGGGGGCTCCTCCGGGGGTTCCGCCGCAGCGGTGGCCGCCGGGCTTGTCCCCTACGCCCTGGGTTCCGACACCGGGGGTTCCATACGCCAGCCCGCCGCCTTTTGCGGGGTGGTGGGGCTTAAACCCACCTACGGCGCGGTATCCCGGTTCGGCCTGGTGGCCTACGCCTCCAGCCTGGAATCCATCGGCATCCTGGCGGATACCACAGAACGGTGCCGGGCGGTTTTTGCCGCCATACGCGGGAAGGACCCACTGGATCAGACATCCCAGGACGCCCCCTCGGGCGCCCCTGCCCTATACGGCGATAGCAACAGTAAAACTATTCCGCGCACTATTGGTGTACTTTCCCCGGAAGCTATCGCCAAAGCCCTCGCTTCGGAGATAGGGGGAAGTAAAGGGGATGAAGAAGCGGCTCTCCAGGCTGCGGCGGAGGCGGCGGTGCTTGAGGACGAGGTTGCCCGGGGTTTCGAGCTTGCCAAGACCAGGCTGAAAGATTTAGGACATACCCTGGTGGACGTGGAACTCCCCAGCCTTAAATACGGGGTTCCCGCCTACTACACCATTGCTACCGCCGAAGCGAGCGCCAACCTGGCCCGGTTCGACAGTATACGCTACGGGCAGCGGCCGGACTGGGCGGAAAACCCCGACGACCTGATCGACAAGGCCCGGGACGCGGGCTTTGGCGCGGAGGTTAAGCTGCGGATACTCCTGGGAACCTTTGTACTGCGATCCGGTTTTCAGGACCGGTACTACCTCCGGGCACAGCGTATCCGTGGGGGCATCAGGCGGAACTTCGAGTCCTACCTGGGCGCTTCGGATTACTCGCTCACCAATCCTGTGGATGCGGCGCATCCAATGGATGCGGCGCATCCTGTGGATGCGATACTCCTTCCGGTGTTCCCCACCAGGGCTTTTGGCCGCGGGCCCGGTAACCTTACCCCCTTCGCTCAAAAGGCGGCGGATCTTTACACCTGCTGCGCCAACTTAGCGGGGCTTCCCGCCCTGGCCT
- a CDS encoding serine/threonine protein kinase yields MNELTKGVILKTGSLKTIKVGEKLGEGGQGAVYRVSYDGKPKALKWYSAKKLRNPVKFHENLENNIRKGAPTESFLWPQDLTAGKPSDDFGYIMDLRPPKYYEFSEYLLARQKFASVTAMINAALYIAAAFRELHNKGYSYQDLNDGNFFVHPKTGEVLICDNDNVSEYGKNLGIAGKCRYIAPEIVLGKAMPSVHTDKFSLAVVLFLLLVNNHPLEGKKAYPPCMTEELERKLYGGEPLFIFDPEDDSNSPVPGINNNAIVRWPLYPGYVRDKFTEAFSKTALTDPSFRVIERDWLKTFIRLRGEIFKCPCGEVFFADPVNPTKCPACGEEHTFDRHISTPRYNIPLHQRTKLYACHTEGDSDDFSTVTAEAVINPDTGLPELKNRSKKTWLVLDSTGKQVSRGPGKTASLDKGTTIVFGSVTAQII; encoded by the coding sequence ATGAATGAATTGACAAAGGGAGTAATTCTGAAAACCGGGAGCCTCAAGACCATCAAGGTCGGGGAAAAACTGGGAGAGGGCGGACAGGGCGCAGTGTACCGGGTAAGTTATGACGGCAAGCCCAAGGCCCTAAAATGGTATTCCGCAAAAAAGTTACGGAATCCGGTGAAATTCCATGAAAACTTAGAGAACAACATCAGGAAGGGCGCCCCCACGGAATCCTTCCTCTGGCCCCAGGACCTTACCGCAGGGAAGCCGTCGGACGACTTCGGGTACATCATGGATCTCCGGCCTCCGAAGTATTATGAATTTTCCGAGTATCTTCTGGCAAGGCAGAAATTTGCCAGCGTTACAGCTATGATCAACGCCGCCCTTTACATCGCCGCCGCCTTCCGGGAACTTCACAACAAGGGCTACAGTTACCAAGATCTGAACGATGGGAACTTCTTTGTTCACCCCAAAACCGGGGAGGTGCTTATCTGTGATAACGATAATGTGTCCGAATACGGCAAGAACTTAGGTATCGCGGGAAAGTGCCGGTACATCGCCCCGGAAATTGTTCTGGGGAAAGCCATGCCCAGCGTACATACGGACAAATTTTCCCTGGCGGTGGTACTTTTCCTGCTGCTCGTGAACAACCACCCCCTGGAAGGCAAAAAGGCATACCCCCCCTGCATGACCGAGGAGCTGGAACGGAAACTCTACGGCGGGGAACCGCTTTTCATCTTTGATCCGGAAGACGACTCAAATTCCCCGGTTCCGGGAATCAACAACAACGCCATCGTCCGCTGGCCCCTGTACCCCGGCTATGTACGGGATAAATTCACCGAAGCCTTTAGCAAAACTGCCCTGACAGACCCATCCTTCCGAGTCATTGAACGGGATTGGCTCAAAACCTTTATACGCCTGCGGGGAGAGATTTTTAAGTGCCCCTGCGGGGAAGTGTTTTTCGCCGATCCGGTTAATCCCACAAAATGCCCCGCCTGTGGAGAGGAACATACCTTTGATCGGCACATCAGTACCCCCAGGTACAATATTCCGCTTCATCAGCGTACAAAACTCTACGCATGTCATACCGAGGGGGATTCGGACGATTTCTCCACGGTCACCGCCGAGGCCGTTATTAACCCTGATACGGGCTTGCCGGAACTTAAAAACCGTTCGAAAAAAACCTGGCTGGTCTTGGACAGCACGGGCAAACAGGTTTCCCGGGGGCCGGGGAAAACCGCGTCCCTGGATAAGGGTACAACCATTGTGTTTGGCAGTGTTACTGCCCAAATAATATAA